A genomic region of Elaeis guineensis isolate ETL-2024a chromosome 9, EG11, whole genome shotgun sequence contains the following coding sequences:
- the LOC105033862 gene encoding uncharacterized protein: MLFRAAAVLLIVLLGLAYQSIQPPPPKLCGSPDGPPITSPRIQLKDGRHLAYKEAGTPKEKAKYQIITAHGFGSTKEFVFPVSQALVEELGIYLLSFDRAGYGESDPNPKRSVKSEAMDIEELADQLEIGPKFYVLGISMGGYTIWGCLRYIPHRLAGAGLVVPVINYWWPSFPAELSKEVYGKILVTEQWSHWIAHHFPSLLYGWLTQKWFPSSAIIGGHPDLFPEEDKEIFKKIQAMPNPAGDKPTQQGVHESLHRDLMVAFGKWEFDPMNLSNPFPHNEGSVHIWQGYKDRLCQVELQRYVSKKLPWIRYHEEPNGGHVFMLLDGYGDKIIKELLLGEKPSVM, encoded by the exons ATGCTATTCAGAGCCGCAGCAGTCCTGCTGATAGTGTTGTTGGGATTGGCTTATCAATCCATCCAGCCTCCACCTCCAAAGCTGTGTGGCTCTCCCGATGGCCCCCCCATCACTTCTCCCAGAATCCAACTCAAAGATGGAAGGCATCTGGCCTACAAAGAAGCAGGAACTCCCAAAGAGAAGGCTAAATACCAGATCATTACAGCCCATGGTTTTGGTTCCACCAAAGAATTTGTATTCCCTGTGTCTCAG GCACTGGTGGAGGAGCTAGGAATATACTTGCTCTCGTTTGATAGAGCAGGATATGGGGAGAGCGATCCAAACCCAAAGCGAAGTGTGAAGAGTGAGGCTATGGACATTGAAGAACTTGCCGACCAATTGGAGATTGGGCCAAAATTCTACGTCCTCGGGATCTCCATGGGAGGTTACACGATCTGGGGGTGCCTGAGATACATACCACACAG GCTGGCAGGAGCAGGACTTGTAGTACCAGTCATCAACTACTGGTGGCCTTCTTTTCCGGCTGAGCTATCCAAGGAGGTCTACGGCAAGATACTTGTGACAGAACAATGGTCTCACTGGATCGCACATCATTTTCCTTCTTTACTGTATGGATGGTTGACTCAGAAATGGTTCCCTTCTTCAGCAATAATTGGGGGACACCCTGATCTATTCCCTGAGGAAGATAaggaaatctttaagaaaatccaAGCAATGCCAAATCCTGCTGGG GATAAGCCAACACAGCAAGGTGTTCATGAATCACTCCATCGAGACCTAATGGTGGCATTTGGCAAGTGGGAATTTGATCCTATGAATCTTAGCAATCCATTCCCTCACAATGAGGGCTCTGTTCACATCTGGCAAGGGTATAAAGACAGGTTGTGCCAAGTGGAGCTGCAGCGCTATGTTTCTAAGAAGCTTCCCTGGATCCGATATCATGAGGAACCTAATGGCGGGCATGTGTTCATGCTTCTTGATGGTTATGGTGACAAAATCATCAAGGAACTTCTACTTGGAGAGAAGCCCTCGGTTATGTGA